The DNA segment TGCCATAATAAGGAGAATCCTTTCCACAAAGAATTTAATTTCGAGACTTTCTCCGCAAAAATCGCTCATCCTAATCCTGCTGCAAAGAAAAGCTAAGGATATTCGCAGAGAATCAAATTATAAGGCCTTTGCTCTGATTAGAGCAAAGGCTTTCTTTTTTATAATCCCTTATAACTCAAAATCCCTGTAATATTCGGAGGCGCCATGACTTGTGGTAAGAAATACGGAAGTGTTGTAAGGTATATGCAAGACTTTCTCCCCACCTTTATAACAATACCTGTGTTATTCCGAGTCTCCATAAAATTATATTGTACATCAAGTATTATGACAAACGGCTCTGAAAGAGCCCAATATGAATAACCCCCGGTGTAACCCTAATCTTTATACACATCTTTTTTGTTAAGTTCCTGCTATGTGTCACCAAGTTACCTGTCATCCCTGAGCGGTAGTGAGGGATCTCCTTATCTCTTTAAGCAATTGATTAAAAAAGAAATGTGATGGCAACCACGGATTTTTCATATTTAGCCACTTCGTGGCATAGAAATCTGCCAGGATTCTCCATTAAATTATTTACCTGTTCCTTCAGAAATAATTTGAATAAATTATTTCCTTCTTCTTTCAATTAAATCTAAAAAACACGAAAAGTGTTGTATAAATCATCAAGTGTTGAATAAATACACACATGGTTTAACCCCCTTAATAATCACAACATTGAGAGTATAGAAAATATACACTGTATATTAATTCAACACTATTGTAAAATTAATATATTGAAATAAATTGACTAACAAACAGAAATACAGATATATAGAGGGTTGAAAATTATTTGGCACCATTGTTGAAAACCTCAAATTCAGATATTAAAATATGGCCAGAACACAGAGATTTTTAACAAAGACAACAAATAACTAAAGCAATGAAACGAGCAATCACATTTTTAACATGCTTATTAATAGTAGGTTACAGCTGTATCGCTGGAAACGCACCGTTAAGTGAGAGCAGATCCCTTTCGTCTGACTCAATTATGGTCCTCAGTACCCCTGATTTGTATAATATCTCAACAAAGTGGGCTGCGGAATACAATAAATTAAATACCGGGACAAAAATCAGTGTTTTTTCAGTTACTGATGCCGGTATGGAAGAAACCCTTTCCACAAAAGGAAAAATCGGGTTCATATCAGGTGATGTCCCCTCTTTCCTGAATGAGGAACCATTTTCAAAGCTTGTTGTTGGCAGAGATGTTCTGATTCCTGTAATAAACTCAAATAACCCCCTTCTTAAAGAAATAGATCTTAAAGGGATCTCTCCGGAGAACCTGCTTTTATACCTTAATCGCAGCGAAGGAAGAAACTGGGGAACACTGTTAAGTGGTTCACAAAGTACTCCTGCAAATTTCTATTTTGTCGATGATAAAACAATCTCCGATGGAATAGCAGGCTTTTTAGGGAAACCGGAATTGCAGATTGCTGGTATTAAAAAAGAAAACAGCAGTGAATTGCTGGCTGCCATTCAAAAAGATCCGTACGGCATTGGATTCTGCAAAATGGTAAATGTTATAGATTTTCAGAATCAGGCACTAATTGAAAACATTAGTCTGATGCCTATCGACAGGAATAATAACGGAGTGCTGGATTACAATGAGAATATCTATACCGATTTAAACAATTTTTCAAGAGGCGTATGGATAGGAAAATATCCCAGATCATTATTCAGTAATATTTATTCGGTCACTTTAAAACAGCCAATAAGTGAAAATGAGTCAGCATTTCTGAAATGGGTCCTTAACGAAGGGCAACAGTTTCTTTATTCAAACGGATACTCTGATCTGTTGATCAGTGAAAGGGCCACTAATACCGATAAATTGTATGAAGCACAGGTTTATGCAGGAGCAGATGCTGAGAATAAATCTGTATTTGGTACTATTCTGATATTTACTCTCTGCCTGGTGCTGGCAGGCTTCTTGGCTGATTCCGCAATCAGGTATTTCAGGAGGGATAAAACACTGCAGACTACCTCATCACCGATACCTAATCCTGTACTAAATACCAACGGGCTGAGTGTCCCCGGAGGAATCCTTTTTGATAAGACTCATACTTGGGCATTTATGGAACAAAACGGATATGTTAAAGTCGGAATTGATGATTTCCTTCAGCATATCACAGGAACTATAACAAGGATCAAAATGAAAAAGGAAGGGGACAAAGTCAAGAAGGGTGATCAGATTCTTTCAATCATTCAGAACGGGAAACAGCTGAACCTCTATGCTCCGGTCTCAGGAACTATAAGAGAGATAAACACCATGCTTGACACAAACGGATCAGTAGTTAATACTTCACCATATAACGAAGGATGGGTATATAGAATGGAGCCCTCAAACTGGCACAGGGAAAACCAGCTGCTGTTCATGGCTGAAAAGCAGAAGGAGTATATTAAAAATGAATTCATCAGGCTGAAAGATTTCTTAGCCACAGCCCTTGGAACAGATAAGGAAATGTATGCCCAGGTTATACTTCAGGATGGAGGTGAGCTTGTCGATAACACTCTGTCGAATCTCGGACCTGAAGTATGGGAAGACTTTCAGTCGAAATTTATCGACCCGTCAAGACAGATATGGTTTCATGAATTATTTTAGAATCAATAAAATATAAATATTATGGCTCTGAACAGAAAAGACTTTTTTAAAGTACTGGGCGTAACAGGAGTTACACTGGCTATCGGGAAAGAGGCCGGGGCAGTACCAAAAAAGGAAGAAAGTATTGAATTCAAAGGAATTCTTTACGACTCAACAAGATGCGCTGGCTGCCAGACCTGTGAGTCAGCATGTGCTGAGGCAAACGGCTTGCCTTCACCCACTGCAGCTATTGAAGCAGGTGTTATCAGAAATACTGATGAAGTTCACCGGACGGTAGTTAATGCATTCAATTCAAGTAAGGGTGAAACCTATTTGAAAAAGCAGTGTATGCATTGCAACGAACCAGCCTGTACTGCTGCCTGCCTTACACAGGCCATGTATAAAACAAAGGAGGGAGCTGTGATCTGGAGAGGAGATAAATGCATGGGTTGCCGCTATTGCATGGTTTCCTGCCCGTTTGATGTTCCGAAATTCGAATATCATAGTGCAAATCCGAAGATAGAAAAATGCAATATGTGTTACAGCAGGCTGGGTGAAGGTAAAATACCGGCATGTGTTGAGAATTGTCCTGCTGAAGCTTTGATGTATGGGCCAAGGCGCGACCTGATTAAGGAGGCGAGGAAAAGAATTGTCGAAAATCCCGATCAGTATGTCGATCATATTTACGGCGAACATGAAGCAGGGGGAACAGGTTTTCTTTATATCGCAGGTGTCCCTTTTGAAGAGCTTGGGCTGAATACTTCCATTCAGAAGGAGTCATATCCATCCTTATCGAAAGGGTTCCTGTACAGCGTCCCGACAATATTTGTTCTGTGGCCGGCCATTTTGCTGGGTATCCGTGAATCAACCAAAAATAATCACCTCAAATCTGATGAGAATGAATAGTCTAAACTACACAATAGCAAAAGACAACGATGGTAAATCCATCTGGAAATTCCTTGCAGGCGAAATGAAACCCAGAGGGAGTTTCCTCACACCTTTTAATATAATATCCATTCCCATAATGATTCTGGGACTGGTGTTGATTGTAATCCGCTTCTGGAAAGGACTAGGCTCTGTTACAAACCTGACACAGGAGGTACCCTGGGGCTTGTGGATTGGATTTGATGTTGTTACCGGTGTTGCATTTGCAGGGGGCGCTTATGTACTGACATTCATGGTGTATATTCTCAACATGCAGAAATATCACTCAATTGTCAGGATCACAGTGCTTAACGGATTTCTGGCATATGTATTCTATGCGGGAGCCCTGCTTCTCGACCTGGGAAGACCATGGAATGTCATAAACCCGATAATTGGCAACAGTTTCGGAACAAGCTCAGTATTGTTTCTGGTAGCATGGCACTTCCTGCTCTACATGATTGCCCAGCTCATTGAGTTTTCACCGGCTGTTGCAGAATGGCTTGGTGCCAGGAAAGCAAGAAAAATTCTCTCGGGAATGACTGTTGCAGCTGTCATTTTCGGTATCACGCTTTCAACTCTGCACCAATCTGGTCTGGGAGCTTTATACCTGATGGCTAAAGACAAAATTCATCCTCTCTGGTACAATGAATTCATTCCGATTATGTTTTTTGTTTCCAGTATCTTTGCCGGTCTCTCCATGGTAATCTTCGAAGGATCAATAAGTCACAGGGTCTTTTTCAATCAGATAAGCGAAGAAAACCATAAATCTCACAACAGTATTATAATAGGTTTGTCAAAGATCTGCGCAGTTGCGATGTTTGCCTATTTCTTTCTTCAGGTTCTCGTATTCGTGCATGGTAAGCGCTGGGACCTTCTTTTTACACCAATGGGTTATTGGTATCTGCTTGAGATGTTTGGTTTTGTAATGTTTCCGATGCTGTTGTTTTTCTACAGTTACCGGAGGAAAAACATTAACCTAGTTAAGGTAGCAGCAATACTGACAATGCTTGGAGTAATACTTAACAGACTCAATGTAACTGTTATTGGTTTCAAATGGGACGCAGCGATAAGATACATTCCTACATGGATGGAACTGGTTGTTACCCTGGCAGTTATATTTACTGAGATTTGGATATTCAGATGGGTAGTCAACCGTATGCCGGTACTGAGGGAATCACCTTCGTGGGTAAATGATAAACATTAATATTAACAGGTTTGGGCAAGCATTAATGCTCATACACAAAACATAATACAATGGACGGATTCAGCTACAATAACATTTTTGAGACAAAAGGAATTGAATATCTGATTATAATCGCATTCCTTATTTTAATAATACCTTTCTGGATGGTTATAAACAAACAGTCCGGAGTTAAGGTGAATATAAAGAAAGCAATTGGAGCACTTACAGCAGGTATCCTGAGGATACCTAAGGGACTCTTTTACAGCAGCAACCATACATGGGCGCATTTGCAGAAATCTGGCAATGCCCTGGTTGGTCTCGATGATTTCCTGATGCATATCACCGGCGAGGTCAGGTTCAGAAACCTGAGAGACCGCGGCGACTATATTCAAAAAGGAGAGATAATGGCAGAAGTCATTCAAAATGGTAAGACTCTTAAAATTGCATCTCCCTTATCAGGCGAAATTGTTGATCTGAATTCATTGCTTGATGAGAATCCCGGTATTCTGAATGAAGATCCATACGGCAACGGCTGGGTGTACAGTATAAAACCGGATGACTGGAAAAAGGAAACCAGTACTTACTTTCTGGCTGATGAGGCTGTTGACTGGTCTAAAAAGGAACTGTTAAGATTTAAAGATTTCATGGCACATTCTGTGAAAAAATACAGCCCTGAAACATCGATGGTAATCCTGCAGGATGGCGGCGAATTATGTGACCGGCCACTTTCAGAACTACCTGAACCGGTATGGCAGGATTTTCAAAAATCTTTTTTAAATTAGAACTTTGGAAATATGAACTAATCACAGGCATAAAATGGGTTTGTCAGGTAACAGAACACCCAATGATAATAAGTTAAAATCAATACTTGTAAAGTATTTTAGTTTTCGTTCTTCAATATACAGCAGGGTAGTCTATATCATAACTGTATCATCTGTTATTCTGTTTGTCTCTTTCGGTATAATATTCAGATCGGTATACGAACAGAATCTTAATACTGTTATCCGGCAAAACGGGAACAACGTGGGCTCTATTGTTGAGGGATCTTTATATCATTCCATGCTGCAGAATGATAAGAGCACACTTCAGAGTACCCTTGACATAATTAATACAATGTCGGGGATCGACGATGTGAATATGTATGATGCAAAAGACAGCCTTGTTTATTCCTCGTTCTCATCAGATATAACAACACATACCGATCCGAACTGTAAAAGCTGTCATCCCGATATCCAGTCGATGTTTCCGAGGAATGAAAAATCCTACAGGATTATCGACCTCGACAGTGAATGCAGCATGAACAAGAATGATAATAGTCAGCGGCATCTGTTGATAAGATCTCCTATTCTGAATGAAAAATCCTGTTATACCGCTTCATGTCACGCCCATCCGGAGAGCGATGTTGTTCTTGGATCACTAATTATCAAACTTCCGCTTTCCGACCTGGATGAAGCAGTAGCCAGATCTTCTGCAAAATTTTATTTGCTTGCAACAATTATAACCATCCTTCTCGTCTTCTCACTGATTTTGTTTACAAGGAAAAATATAAAAGATCCTTTAAATGAGATTATTAAAGCCAGTGTTGCCGTTTCCAATGGTAATAAAAACACCCGACTGGAAATCAAACCGAACCAGCTTAACGATATGAGGATGGTTTCTCAGGCATTTAATAATATGCTCGATAATCTTCAGTCAGCTACCGAAGAGTTGCAGAACTGGTCACAGCAGCTTGAATATAAAGTCCAGAAGAAATCTGAAGAATTGGGAGCTGCCCAGAATGAATTGATACACATTGAACGGATTGCCTCGCTTGGCAAGTTATCATCGTCGGTAGCTCACGAGATAAATAATCCTCTTTCCGGCATACTAGTATATACTAAGCTTATATACAAGCAATTGAGCGACCCTGAGCTTTATGCTTCCAAAAGAGATTCGATGTTAAAGCATCTTAAACTCATTGAAAATGAGACAAAAAGATGTGGTGAAATTGTAAAGGGACTTCTTGATTTTTCGAGAAAAGAGCAGGAAGATTTTGAGTCAAAGCATCTGCATAAAATCCTTCAGGAGACATATGAGCTGATGACACATCCGATAAAAATCGCCAACATAAACTTCTTAACAAACTTCACAGCAAAATCTGACCTTATTTTCTGCAGTCCAAACCAGATAAAACAGGCGTGTGTAGCTATCCTTGTTAATGCCTCTGAGGCGGTTCTTGAAAATGGCGAGATAATAATTTCAACAAGTAATCCGGATAGTGATACTATTAAAATAGATATTTCAGATAACGGAATCGGTATTCCGGAGGATGATCTTCCACACATCTTTGAACCATTCTTTTCAACAAAGCAGGATACCTCCGGAATAGGACTGGGTCTTGCAATTGTTCATGGCATTGTTAAGAGCCATAATGGCACTATTGGGGTTAAATCGGAACTTGCAAGGGGAACCACAATATCCATAACACTCCCTGTTATAAGGACTTAAGAAGATTAAACTATGACAAAAAAGATTTCGATATTAATTGTTGACGATGAAGAATCAGTACGAGATTCATTGTTCAACTGGTTCATAGAGGACGGATATCATGTGGCAGTTGCAGAAAATGCAAACAAGGCCCTGTCGATGCTTGAATCTGAGAGTTTTGATATCATTCTTGCCGACATCAAGATGCCCGGAATGGATGGACTGGAGATGCTCCGGAGGATCAAAATACTAAAATCAGAGTCAATAGTCATTGTTATGACTGCTTTTGCAACTGTTGATACTGCTGTTCAGGCACTTAAAGACGGAGCATTTGATTATGTAACAAAACCATTCGATCCTGACGACCTGTCTCATCTGATCAGAAATGCTTCAAAACAGATAACTCTTTCTGAAGAGAATGAGAGCCTTCGTACAAAAGTCCTTACACTCGAGAATGTTGAAGATCTGATTGGAGAAAGTGAGCCAATGAAGAGGGTACTGAAGGATATTGAAAATGTGGCACAATCTAATTCCTCGGTTGTTATTACTGGTGAGAGCGGAACTGGCAAAGAGCTGGTAGCGAAGGCTATACATTCTAATTCATCACGTAAGTTCTTTCCCCTTGTGAGTGTCCATTGCGGTGCATTAACTGAAAGTCTGCTTGAGAGCGAACTGTTCGGACATGAAAAAGGGGCATTTACTGGAGCTATGTATAACCGGAAAGGCCGGTTTGAAATGGCCGATAACGGAACAATATTTCTTGATGAGATTGCAACGATATCGATGAAAATGCAGATAGATCTTCTGCGCGTTCTCGAGACTAAGAAATTCACCAGGGTTGGTGGCAACAAAGAGATCTCCTCAGATTTCAGGGTAATTTGCGCAACAAACAGAGATCTTAAAAGTCTGGTTGAAAAAGGATTATTCAGAGAGGACCTTTTTTACCGTCTTAATGTTGTAAATATTTTTGTGCCCCCTTTGCGCGAGAGAATTGAAGACATCCCTTTACTTGTTGATTATTTTATCAGGAAGTATTGCCTGTCGATGAATAAGCCTCCGTTAACAATCGATTCCTCCGCATTAAAACGGCTGGAGGAGTTTAATTTCCCGGGCAATGTCAGAGAGCTTGAGAATATGATCGAACGTGCTATTGTTGTTGGTAATGGAAAGAAGATCACACTGAAAGACCTTCCATTGGAAAAAACAATGATAACCAGCTCTGTTGAGAGCCTTGATGACCTTGAGAAATCACATATTTATATGATATTGAATAAATACAGCTGGAACATCTCCAGGGCAGCAAAAGCCCTCAAGGTTGACCGGGTAACTCTCTATAATAAAATCAGCAGGTACGGATTAAAGCCTAAAGAATAGTAATAGCCGATACTCTTAATTCTTAAATGGATCTGCAAAATATAACATTGATCTCATTCGGCTATTTCGAGGATGGTTTTCTTGAGAATATCGCCGCTACAGTGACCCACGAATTACATTACCCCGTAATTATTAAGGAGGGCCATATTGATATCACTGAATTTTACGATCCCGGACGTCGTCAGTATAATGGAAACAAGCTGCTTAAGGAGGTTGATTCTATGTATGCTTCCGATTCATGTAAGACTATTGGCCTATTTAACGTCGATCTTTTTATTCCTATTCTTACATATATTTTTGGACAGGCATTTCTCTCGGGCAGGACTGGTATAGCCTCATTGTACAGGTTTAGCAATGAGCGTTATGGAATGGGTGCTGATGATAAGCTGGCTGCTGAACGCTTCAGAAAAGAGATTATCCATGAACTGGGCCATACCTTAGGATTAATACATTGTCATGTTTCAACCTGTGTTATGCGATCCAGCACATATGTTGAAGACATAGACCTTAAAAGTGTCAGCCTGTGCAATAAATGCAGGAGTGATGTGAGCAATAACCGATTATCCTGATTTTTGTTGGTAAAATAATCAATTTGTACTAATTTTAACTTCTCTAAAAATATCTGATCTTCTTTGCATGGATCTGACCCGCCGTATTCGAGACAAAATGATGAAAGAACGCCTTATGTTTGTATACAGGGGCGTTGTTACAACTGAAAACTCGGTCCCTCTGCTTATGCTTCTGGAGAAAGAGATGGAGAATTCGGAATTTGGATTCGTGGGCAGAAAACGGCTTTTCATGTTTGTACTTGAAAGTCTGCAGAATGTTACCAGACACAGCACTCAGAACCAGCACGCCGATATGTCACTTGTTGTCTATTCAAAATCAGGGAATGGATATACGGTTACCACCGGAAATGTGCTCCCAACATCAGCCATCAAGGACCTCAAATTAAAGCTCGATGAGATCAATAGTCTGGAAACCAAAGAGATAAGAAATGTTTACAGGCAGATGCTCAGCACCTCTGAATTCAGCAGCAAGGGGGGGGCCGGTCTGGGCCTGATAGAGATGGCTAAAAAGACAGGCAATAAGCTTGACTACGACTTTGTTAAACTTGACAACGATTACTCATATTTTATTCTTAGCAAAACTGTCGATTCAGGTGGTGTCGGATCGCATTTCGGTACAAATGAAAAACCATTTCATGGTAAATCAGTCTCACAGCTTGAAAGACTGATGGCCGAGAACAGTGTTTACCTCATCTGGTCGGGACATATCTCCCCGGATGTGGGAAAAGAGGTTCTCTCATTTACTGAGACAAAACTATCTGAAGATGATGTTGAGTCAAATCTGAAGAAAAGAGTGTTCAGCATTCTTGTCGAAATACTCGAGAATGTAGCCAAGTATAGTCCGGGAAGGGAGCCTGAAGAAGAATTTGGAATGCCGGTGGCAATGATCAGGCTGATTGATAAGGTATTCTCTCTCACAACAGGTAACCTGATCCTTAATGATAAGGTTGAACATCTTAAGGAAAAACTTGACACTATTAATAAATACGATAAGATTGGACTGAAAGAACTCTTCAGAAAATCCCTCTCTGGTCAGACTATAACCACTGATAGCACAGGTAATATGGGGCTTATCGATATGGCCCGGAAATCGGGCAGCAAACTGGTATATCAGTTTGAAAAGGTGAACGACACCTATTCTTATTATACTCTTACTGTAAAGGTTGAGGACAGGGGAGATTAGTCGAGAAGCCTGAAGGAGAGCTTGTTTTTATCCCATTCTGCAAAACTTCCGTTTCGTATCCAGTCGCCCAGGAACACTATTTCAACTCCTTCCTGAAGTTTATAGCTCATTGCCAGGTGCCTGTGACCGAATATGAAATAATCGACTTTCTCAGTCTGAAGGACACTTTTTGCATACCTGATAAGATCCTCTTTATCTTCGCCAAGGAACTCTTTTGTAATTCCTTTTCCCAGCCTTGAACTTAGCGACCAGCTGTGTCCGATACCCATTCCTATTGAAGGGTGCAAGGCAGAGTACATAGCCTGGAGGGGTTTATTTCGGAATATGGAAAGAAGTATTTTATATCCCTGGTCTTTTGTTCCAAGACCCTCTCCGTGTGCGAGGTGGATCTTCTTGCCATCGAAGATTTTTGTAACCGGTGAAGTATGCACTATTACACCGCACTCATTTACAAGATAATCACCGACCCACATATCGTGATTCCCTGTAAAAAAATGAACAGGGATACCAGAATCTGTTATAGCTGAGATCGTACCCAGAAACCTTGTAAATCCTTTTGGGACAACTAGTTTATATTCCCACCAGAAGTCAAAAATATCACCAAGAAGGTAGATTTCTTTAGCATCGGGTGTGATTGTATTTAACCACTTTACAACCCGCTTTTCTCTCTCAATGGGAGGTGCTCCTGCGGGTAATCCCAGGTGAAAGTCTGAGGCGAAATATATTTTTCCGTTATCGGCCAAATTACACGCTGTTAATTTAACAACTGATCAAGTTTTATCTGCAATGATTTACCGTGAAGATTCGTTCCGATTATCTTTCCTTCTTTGTCGAAGAGATAGTTTGTAGGTACGGCTTTTACATTAAACAGAACCACATTTACCGGATTTGCCGGGTCATCCTCCCTGGTGCTTATCCAGGGCAACTCATCGAATTTGACGGCTGATTTCCAGGCATTTTCATCTTCATCAATGTTTATCTGGTAGATCTCAAAGCCTTTATTTTTATAAATTTTATAGTATTGTTTCAGCTGAAGGTTTTCATTTACACATTCCTGCGATCTTATTGACCAGAAAGTTAAAAGGACATATTTGCCTTTCAGAGAGGAGAGAGCTATCCTTTTTCCATCAGTGTTTTTCAGATCAGGGTCGAGCTTGGTAGGAGGGAGATCTTTTGCAATCTCTTCGAGTTTGCTGACATACATATTATTCATCTCCTTGGAAAAGTCCCTTGACAGTGCCTGAACATGTTTGGACTTAGGATAATGCAATGAAAGAGAGTCAGTTACAATTTTCATAAATTGCAGATCCTTAGGATCGTAAAGAACATAGGCTTCAGGGCTGAACCTCTGGTAAACTGCCTTAATAGAAGCAAGGGAACCTGTATTTTTAATGATGAAATCAATATTTTTCATCCTTTGTTCCATCAAAACTTTATTATACTTCTCCTCAAGGAGAGGTCCGGCAACATCGAATCCTGGTTCCTTTGATGCTTTAGCATAGACAGTACTAAGCGAGTCAAGTTTTCTCTTTGTATCTGCTAGGGTGTTGTCGAGATACTGAAGTTTTTCCGATCCTTCCGATCCTTCGACACTGTATTTTTCAAACAGGGTTTTTCCTTCAAACAGGAGTTTTATCTTTTCACCTGGTTCAGCAAGAATCGTAATAAAGTCTGATTCAGAGAAGCCAATCTGGTAAAAATCAGCGTCAGTCGCTTTAACACTGAACCTGAATTCTCCCTTACTGTTTACCTTTGCCGAGTCAATAAAAACAAGGTTGTCAACTTCCAGCCTGTTTAAATAGATCTGCTTTTTGGTTTCTCCTTTTATTACTCCTGTTACAGAAAATTTTGACTTATCCTGACATGATGCCACAATAATAATTAAGGTCAGGAGAAATAGAATCCTTTTCATTAAAGTTAGTTTTACCGTTTTTTCTTTCAAATATTATTGTTTGAAGATTTCTGCAAGCTTTTCCTGTAATTTCTCTCCTCTGAGGTTTGATGCTATAATCTTACCATCCTTATCGAGAAGAAGATTTGTAGGGATGGATTCAATTTTATAAAGAGGAACAACTACCGAATTCCAGTATTGAATATCGCTGACATGGATCCATCTTTCCAGTTTGTCATCTTTTATACCTTTCATCCAGGCTTCTTTGGTTTTGTCGAGAGATACCTGGTAAATCTCAAATCCCTTTTTATGATAGAGATCGTACGCTTTCACGAGATTAGGGTTTTCCATTCTGCAAGG comes from the Bacteroidales bacterium genome and includes:
- a CDS encoding UDP-2,3-diacylglucosamine diphosphatase, producing the protein MADNGKIYFASDFHLGLPAGAPPIEREKRVVKWLNTITPDAKEIYLLGDIFDFWWEYKLVVPKGFTRFLGTISAITDSGIPVHFFTGNHDMWVGDYLVNECGVIVHTSPVTKIFDGKKIHLAHGEGLGTKDQGYKILLSIFRNKPLQAMYSALHPSIGMGIGHSWSLSSRLGKGITKEFLGEDKEDLIRYAKSVLQTEKVDYFIFGHRHLAMSYKLQEGVEIVFLGDWIRNGSFAEWDKNKLSFRLLD
- a CDS encoding sigma-54-dependent Fis family transcriptional regulator, giving the protein MTKKISILIVDDEESVRDSLFNWFIEDGYHVAVAENANKALSMLESESFDIILADIKMPGMDGLEMLRRIKILKSESIVIVMTAFATVDTAVQALKDGAFDYVTKPFDPDDLSHLIRNASKQITLSEENESLRTKVLTLENVEDLIGESEPMKRVLKDIENVAQSNSSVVITGESGTGKELVAKAIHSNSSRKFFPLVSVHCGALTESLLESELFGHEKGAFTGAMYNRKGRFEMADNGTIFLDEIATISMKMQIDLLRVLETKKFTRVGGNKEISSDFRVICATNRDLKSLVEKGLFREDLFYRLNVVNIFVPPLRERIEDIPLLVDYFIRKYCLSMNKPPLTIDSSALKRLEEFNFPGNVRELENMIERAIVVGNGKKITLKDLPLEKTMITSSVESLDDLEKSHIYMILNKYSWNISRAAKALKVDRVTLYNKISRYGLKPKE
- the nrfD gene encoding polysulfide reductase NrfD, which codes for MNSLNYTIAKDNDGKSIWKFLAGEMKPRGSFLTPFNIISIPIMILGLVLIVIRFWKGLGSVTNLTQEVPWGLWIGFDVVTGVAFAGGAYVLTFMVYILNMQKYHSIVRITVLNGFLAYVFYAGALLLDLGRPWNVINPIIGNSFGTSSVLFLVAWHFLLYMIAQLIEFSPAVAEWLGARKARKILSGMTVAAVIFGITLSTLHQSGLGALYLMAKDKIHPLWYNEFIPIMFFVSSIFAGLSMVIFEGSISHRVFFNQISEENHKSHNSIIIGLSKICAVAMFAYFFLQVLVFVHGKRWDLLFTPMGYWYLLEMFGFVMFPMLLFFYSYRRKNINLVKVAAILTMLGVILNRLNVTVIGFKWDAAIRYIPTWMELVVTLAVIFTEIWIFRWVVNRMPVLRESPSWVNDKH
- a CDS encoding redoxin domain-containing protein, yielding MKRILFLLTLIIIVASCQDKSKFSVTGVIKGETKKQIYLNRLEVDNLVFIDSAKVNSKGEFRFSVKATDADFYQIGFSESDFITILAEPGEKIKLLFEGKTLFEKYSVEGSEGSEKLQYLDNTLADTKRKLDSLSTVYAKASKEPGFDVAGPLLEEKYNKVLMEQRMKNIDFIIKNTGSLASIKAVYQRFSPEAYVLYDPKDLQFMKIVTDSLSLHYPKSKHVQALSRDFSKEMNNMYVSKLEEIAKDLPPTKLDPDLKNTDGKRIALSSLKGKYVLLTFWSIRSQECVNENLQLKQYYKIYKNKGFEIYQINIDEDENAWKSAVKFDELPWISTREDDPANPVNVVLFNVKAVPTNYLFDKEGKIIGTNLHGKSLQIKLDQLLN
- a CDS encoding archaemetzincin family Zn-dependent metalloprotease, whose protein sequence is MDLQNITLISFGYFEDGFLENIAATVTHELHYPVIIKEGHIDITEFYDPGRRQYNGNKLLKEVDSMYASDSCKTIGLFNVDLFIPILTYIFGQAFLSGRTGIASLYRFSNERYGMGADDKLAAERFRKEIIHELGHTLGLIHCHVSTCVMRSSTYVEDIDLKSVSLCNKCRSDVSNNRLS
- a CDS encoding 4Fe-4S dicluster domain-containing protein, which encodes MALNRKDFFKVLGVTGVTLAIGKEAGAVPKKEESIEFKGILYDSTRCAGCQTCESACAEANGLPSPTAAIEAGVIRNTDEVHRTVVNAFNSSKGETYLKKQCMHCNEPACTAACLTQAMYKTKEGAVIWRGDKCMGCRYCMVSCPFDVPKFEYHSANPKIEKCNMCYSRLGEGKIPACVENCPAEALMYGPRRDLIKEARKRIVENPDQYVDHIYGEHEAGGTGFLYIAGVPFEELGLNTSIQKESYPSLSKGFLYSVPTIFVLWPAILLGIRESTKNNHLKSDENE
- a CDS encoding HAMP domain-containing protein codes for the protein MGLSGNRTPNDNKLKSILVKYFSFRSSIYSRVVYIITVSSVILFVSFGIIFRSVYEQNLNTVIRQNGNNVGSIVEGSLYHSMLQNDKSTLQSTLDIINTMSGIDDVNMYDAKDSLVYSSFSSDITTHTDPNCKSCHPDIQSMFPRNEKSYRIIDLDSECSMNKNDNSQRHLLIRSPILNEKSCYTASCHAHPESDVVLGSLIIKLPLSDLDEAVARSSAKFYLLATIITILLVFSLILFTRKNIKDPLNEIIKASVAVSNGNKNTRLEIKPNQLNDMRMVSQAFNNMLDNLQSATEELQNWSQQLEYKVQKKSEELGAAQNELIHIERIASLGKLSSSVAHEINNPLSGILVYTKLIYKQLSDPELYASKRDSMLKHLKLIENETKRCGEIVKGLLDFSRKEQEDFESKHLHKILQETYELMTHPIKIANINFLTNFTAKSDLIFCSPNQIKQACVAILVNASEAVLENGEIIISTSNPDSDTIKIDISDNGIGIPEDDLPHIFEPFFSTKQDTSGIGLGLAIVHGIVKSHNGTIGVKSELARGTTISITLPVIRT